A window of Flammeovirga kamogawensis genomic DNA:
GAGGCAAATTTTTCTTTGTTATTTTTGACTTTTTCCTTGGGTGAATACCTGATATAGTTACTGCTCTTTTAAAAGAAGGAAAAACCAATGCAGACGTTACCTGGCGCATTGAAGGTATTAACCAATAGACCAAAGGGATAAGAAGCACAAAAGCCAATACCCAGATATTGGTCCATTCAAAGTGCATGTTTTCGTATCCAAACTTCGGCATACTTATAATAGTTTTTATATTTTGATTCGAGTTCTATTTTTTTCTTGGGAGATGAAAAGATAAGTTGATTCACTTCTAAAAAATCTGTATCATTTAAATCATTTTTTTTGATCTTTTTATCGAGGTAATGTTTCCAATCCAATTGCATCAATTGTTTTACTTTTTGATCTCTAAAAGCCGTAAATGCTGTTCTCCTCAAGATTTTATCAATCGCAAAAACATTTTCAGATGTTGGTACTTTATTATCTATTTTATACAATAACAAAAGTGCTTCTCCCCTATACTTGTTCTTTTCTTTGTAACGCCAAATTGCTATAAAGAGAATAGCTAAAAGGAGTACTATAATACATAATACAACTGTCCACCCAATTGCATCAAAAGTAAACGCAATAGGTGCTGGTGGTATTACCGTTCCTATATTATTTTCTGTATTGATCATTAAGCAATTCTTTTACTTGGGTTCTTATTGGTGTTATAGTATCAAACTGAATTAATGGTATTCTATAATTTACCAATCTCTTTTCTACTTCCTGATAAACAGACTTATAATTATCTTCAAAGGCAATTTGTTTTTCTTTAGAAACTTCCCAATCAATCTGAACATGTGTATCTGTTAAAGGCATTCTTTGTTTGGGTAATTTTTCATCTAAAGGATCATAAATATGTGTTACAATCACATTGTTACTTTGTGCCAACGTTCCTAGTCTTTCAATTCCAATTTCGTCTAAAAGGGTTGCATCTGTAATTACATTTATAATGTAATCATGTGTGGCTATCTGAAGCATCTGAAATAAAGCTTCATTTATTTTATCACTTTTGGTATTCTTTTTTACTTTTTGACTAATCAATGCATGGTTTAATTGTAAACTTTCCTCAAGTAAAGCCTGAAAAAGTGTTTTACTTCGTGATGGGCGAAACATTAATGTTTTCTCATCATTATATATTATCCCTCCAAATCTGTCGCCCATTTTTAAAGCTCTAAACCCATGAATAGCCATCATTTGAATAGCAATATTTGCTTTTAATTGATGTGATGAACCAAACAACATGGCTAAACTTTGATCAAGAATTACCATTTGAGGTCGTTCTTTTTCTTCGCTAAAAACCTTAGTATGTGTTTCTCTTGTCCGGGCAGTCACTTTCCAATCAATGTTTCTGATATCATCGCCCATTACATACTTTCGAACTTCAGAAAAGTCTAATCCTCTTCCTCTAAGCATAGAAGCATGCCTACCAGATAATAATCCAGCTACTCTCTGATGCTTAAAAAATTCAGTTCCCTCTGTAATCCCTTCTAGTTCTAAAAGGTCTTGAATACTAATATGTAAATCTGAAGATGACATTAAGCAATGGGTACTATTTTTAATAATTCAGTAACTATATCGTCCGATGATTTTCTATCTGCACTTGCTTGATATGTTAAGGCAATTCTGTGTCTTAATATTCTATGAGCAATTTCTCGAACATCATCAGTGTCAACATAATCTTTCCCTTTCATTAAAGCTAGGCATCTAGCTGCTTTATCAAGTGCTATACTTCCTCTAGGGCTTGCTCCAATACTAATATATTTAGATAAACCTGATGTGTAATTATCTGGAAACCTTGAAGCATCTATTAAACGAACTATGTATTTAGTTATGGCTTCAGAAACCTCTATATCATTTAATTTATCTCTACATTCAAAGATAAATTTGGGGTCAAGCTTTTTTTGTGATTTAGCATCTGATGACTTTTTTTGCTCTCTCCTCACTAGTTTTAGCATTTCTTCTTCGCTATCCTTATTCAGATAAGTAATTTCTACTTTCATCATAAATCTATCTAGCTGAGCTTCTGGTAATGGGTATGTTCCTTCTTGCTCTACAGGGTTTTGAGTAGCAATTACCATAAATAAAGGATCCATTTTATAGGTTTTCCCTGCCACTGTCACTTGATGTTCTTCCATTGCTTCTAATAAAGCTGATTGCACTTTAGCTGGGGCACGGTTTATTTCATCTGCAAGTACCAAATTTGTAAAAATAGGACCTTGTTTAAACTGAAAAGCTTCTTTGCCTTCTGGGTTATAAATTTCTGTACCTGTAATATCAGAGGGTAATAAATCTGGAGTAAATTGTACACGGTTCATATTAATATCCATAACATTACTAAGTGCATTAACGGCTCTTGTTTTGGCTAAGCCTGGCAAGCCCTCCAATAAAATATTACCTTCAGTAATCAGTCCAATAACTAAGGATTGCACCAATTCTTCTTGACCGATAATTTGAGCATTAATTCTATCTTCAAGGTCTTTAATTATATCAATCATTTTATAAATTTATTACTTAAAGTGCTCCAACAAATTGAGGGCGTTGTTCTGATAATTGCATCACCAATTCAACCATTACTTTTTTCTCTTTCTTCGTCGTCAATCTATGTTTTAATACATAGGTAGTTCCTCCTAATTGTTTAGAAGATACCACTTCAATTTTTTTTATGTCATCGGTTTTCAAACAGGTTATTCCATTATATTCTTTCCCTTCTTCCTTTCCACACCAATATTTATCAATAAATGATTTCAGGGCTTTTGTATCGTCAGAAAATTTCTCTGCGCCAATAAAGTAATAAGATACTTTAGTGTAATTTTTTTTATTCAAGGCTGTAGTAAAATCATTAATATAATCTACTAATTGAGTTGGTGCTCCTTCAACTTCTACAGTATTCGGCATTTTCAAAAATGCAGGGGAACTAGATGTTTCTGCACTATGCTGTTGTTTTGGTGTTGTTTGTGTTGTGTTATCTAGTGATTGAAGACTTGAGGTAGGCGTCATTAAGTAGGCTTGTGCATTTACTACTGATAATGAAAATATCAATAGAAATGTTATATAAAAGTATCTCTTCATAATGTGATAGTAAGTTTAGAATAGTATAGAAAAATCAGGAAATAAATATTATTACTTATTCCCTGATTTATAATTGGTAAATCCTTTATTTATTTTTTATTCCTGGTCCAGTTGATTCTCCTGGTCCAATACCAAAGTTTTTATACACCATTTCTGATGCTCCATCCATTGTAAATGATCCAGGACGTTGAGATGGTGGGTATTCTTTATATGATTCGATATGTTCTAATACAACATCGTTACCTCCATAAAAAACAAAAGGGTGATTGATAAACCATGTCCAGTAATTATTAGAATTATGATCGGCTCTTTCAAACGGATCTCTTCTTAAATTAAAGATTTTTGGCATTCTCAACCATGTAAATGGCTCCGACCAAAGTTCCATTGTTTTTCCTCTCTGTTCGGCATAAACAATTTTCCATGCTGTAGACATTTCTGCATCAGAAACTTTTGGAGTACCGTCTGTTCCTCCACCTGCCATGAAGGTTGAGTTACCTGTTACATAATTTCTTTGCTCATAACGTAAAGCTACAATTTGAGCATCTGCATTATTATAAATAAAGTGATTACGTGGCGATTGAGACACTTCTCCCTTTAAATATGGAAGCATGTTATAACCATCTAAATGTACTTTAAACGATTTGCCATTGGCTTTATAACCACCTTTCATCAACTTCTCTTTAATATCTGGTTCGCCTGCAGCAGCAGCTAAAGTAGGCAACCAATCTAAGTGAGAAATTAGACCATTTTTAACTTCACCTGCTTTAAATTTACCAGGCCAACGAATAAACGTAGGAACTCTATACGCTCCTTCCCAGTTGGTTTCTTTTTCTGAACGGAAATGCGTGATTGCACCATCTGGCCATGCATTAAAGTGAGGTCCATTATCTGTACCGTAGATAACAATTGTATTTTCTGTCAACCCTTTTTCCTCTAAATAATCTAGCATATCTCCAACGTGTCCATCATGCTCCATCATTCCATCGTTATAAAAACCTTGTCCAGAAATACCTCTAGATTCTTTTTTAACGTGAGTGATAAAGTGCATTCTCGATGAATTCCACCAAACGAAGAAAGGTTTGTCTTGAGCTACAGCCTTATCAATAAATTTCTTTGCTCTAACATTTACATCATCGTCAATTGTTTTCATTCTTTCAATTGTCAATGGACCTGTATCTTTTACTGGGCCATCTGATGTACAATCAAGAACTCCCCTAGGACCAAATTTCTTTAAAAAATCTGCATCTTTTGGGTAGTCAGCATCTTCTGGCTCTTGCATCGCATTCAAGTGATATAAGAATCCATAAAACTCATCAAAACCGTGCTTTGTTGGTAAACTTTCGTCACTATCTCCTAAATGATTTTTACCAAATTGTCCTGTAACGTACCCTTGATTTTTTAGTACTTCAGCCAGGGTAATATCATCTGCTTTTTGCCCTTGAGGAGCTTTAGGTAACCCTACTTTTGTCATACCTGTACGTAAACCACATTGACCAGTAATAAATGATGATCTACCAGCTGTACAAGATTGTTCGCCATAGTAATCAGTAAAGGCAATCCCTTCATTTGCTACTCTATCAATGCCAGGAGTTTTGTAGCCCATTAAACCCCTATTCCAATAACTTATATTATATAGGCCAATGTCATCACCCCACATCACAATAATGTTAGGCTTTTTTCCCTTTTTACCTTGTGCTGTTAATTCCATTGGTAAAACCATTGAAATACACATAAAGGCGAGAAATAAATTTCTTGATACTTTTTCCCTCATTTTTAAAAAGATTAGTTTTTGAGAATTAATAGATTGAATAAATAATTAAAAGATTAATTGAGTTATTATTATATGTAAGTTAACAGAGAATTTGAATTTCATTTCATTTGTCCGCTCATTATACAATTCTTTCTATCGTTAATACTAGAAATAAATTTCATTAAAATTGCCACTACTAACTATCTAAAAATTGTGTATATTTATTTAGAGAGATTACACTATTTCAATCCAAAACTTATTGATTAACAACTCGAACACTGTAATCCAACTCATTAAACTATTGCACTTCTTTTTATAGAAAATAAACATGACCAAGAATAAGCAACTCTTAGTATTAACACTTTTACTTTTTATTTCTGGCATTACCGCTTTAATTTTCCAAACATTGTGGGTAAAACAATTAGGAATAGTTATAGGAGTCGACATCTATTCTACATCTATTGTTATTAGTGGCTTCTTTACCGGGTTAGGAGTAGGAAATTATTATTTAGGCAAGTACATTGAAAGGTCTAGTAACCCTTTAAAAGTTTATTTCAACCTAGAAATATTAACAGCAATATCTAGTGCTGTTATTAGCCTTCTGTTGTTTTATACAGAGAGCACATATGTTCAAATTGAAGCTGTTATTGGAAAGTTAGCCTACATTATCCCTTGGTTACTTATTGCACTACCAGCCTTCTTTATGAGTGGTACTTTTTTAGCACTTATTAAATATTACAATCCTTCTAAAAACAAATCGGGGAAAAGTATTGGTTATTTATATGGAGCAAATACTGCAGGAGCAATTCTTGGGGCTTTAAGTACTCCATTTATTGTCATTCCTATATTTGGTGTTGTGGGTGCAGGTTTATTTACCGCGTGTATAAACCTGTTACTAGGAGCATATGTTTATTTTTTCATGTTAAATAAAGATACTCCTCTTTCTACAGATACTTCTAAAAACTCTAAAAATAGTGGTTTTCACATTGGATACATACTTTATGGAATAACTGGTTTTATTGGTATCTCACAAGAAATCTTATGGGGTCAAATTATCGTACAATTCCAAAATACACGTACATATGCTTTTGCTACAATGTTGGCTATTTATTTATTAGGACTAGCACTAGGTAATCTAATAATGGGTAAATATGTTGATAAGATTAAAAACCTATGGAAGACATTTGGTTTACTTACTTTCGGAAGCATTTTTTGTACACTATTTTCTATTGGTATTCTTGGTAGTTGGACTTTAGAGTACCAAGTTGAATTTGGAAATTCTATATATGATTTATACTCTAGTAAAGGTGCTATGATGATGGGACGTTTTCTGTTTATTAGTAGCTTCTTTATTTTAATTCCTACCACTTTTATGGGAGCAATTTTCCCAGTTATTACCCAACTTGTTAGTAAAGGAAATCACCTTTCTGAAGTAAGTGGAAAATTACTGGCATGGAATACCATTGGTGGTGTACTTGGTAGTTTAGTTACAGGGTTTATTCTATTTCCTACTTTAGGAGTCATTTATACTTTATTTCTTTTATTAGCACTCTCAATTGGTGTTTCATTCGCGGCATTCTATCAAACATCTTCGACAAAAAAATATGCTCCTTCTTTTGCATTAGGTCTACTTTTTATCGCCTTCATACCAAATACAAAATTTATCGATTTACTATTAGAAAAAGAGACAGGTGATATTGTATACTTCAAAGAAGGTATTGGTAATACAGTAGCAGTAATTGAACAAGGCGAAGGGGATAGAATATTTAGACGGTTGTACATTCAAGGTGTTTCTAATACTGGAGATGTGTTCCCATCTTTAAGATATATGCGTCTGCAATCTTTTATTCCGCTTATTACATTTAACGGAAAACCAAAGTCTGCACTAGTTGTAGGGTTAGGTACAGGAATTACAGCAGGAGCTCTATTAAAATTTCCAGAATTAGAAGAAAGGGCGGTTGTAGAATTATTACCTGAAGTAGTGGAAGCTACGAATAAGTTTGTAGGAAATTATCAATTAGCACAAGATGAAAATATAAATATTTTTGTTGATGATGGGCGACACAAATTAATGAAAGAAACACGGACGTATGATTTAATTACATTAGAACCACCACCTCCAACTGCAGTAGGTGTTAACAATCTATATAGTAAAGATTTTTACGAGTTGTGTAGGTCAAGATTAACCACAAATGGAATGATGGCACAATGGTGGCCAATTACAACACAGACCGTTGCAGCATCAGAATCTCTAGTTAAGGCTATATTAGAAGTTTTTCCGTATGCTAATTTATGGACCACAGAGATGCACGAAATGTTAATTATTGGTTCTATGCAACCTCTTACATTAGATTTAGAGTTAATCAGAAAAAGGTTAGCCTACCCAGATGTAAAAAAAGCTCTTAATGAAGTTGGTATACACAACGAAGCGCAGTTTTTAAGTACATACGTTATGGGGAGAGGTGGTTTACATGTTTTTAGTAGAAACGCTGAACCAGTATCAGATAATCACCCAATATTAGAATATGATGGATGGGTTAACAAATCTATTCTTACAGAAATTCTTCCTCAATTATTAGATGCTCAAGAAAATATTCCAAATCTTTCCGAAGGATTAAAAAATGAAGTTGATTATGAACGGGAAAACCTTCATCGTTTTTATTATGCAGGCATGGCAAGTTATGTAGGTAGAAGAGATGTTTGGTCTATGTTACTCACAGATCTGTACAAATACGACGATAAAAATGCCTATTACAATTGGTATGACCCTAAATAAATTAGAGTTACTTTATTGTATTTTTTATAGTTAATATACCATCTGATAAAAGTATATTTTAAATACATTTTATTTGATACAAAAAATCTGTTTGGTCTAATTTTTACATAAAGACCAAACAGATTTTTTAATTTAAGTGATAGGAAATTATTACTCTCCAGTTTTTTTAGAACCACCAGGTCCTACTGGACCAACTTCATAACTCATTTCTTTAAGCTGACTCATCTTCCAAGAACCAGGCTTTTGTGAAGCTGGGTACTCTTTGAATGTCATTGCATACTCTTTCATATGAGCCATAGCACTATACATGTACGGAATCTGATTGATATACCAATCCATATATGTATTCGAATCGTAATCAGCACGCTCAAAAGGATCCATTTTTAAATCAAATGCCTTAGGCATACGTAACCAAGTAAAAGGCTCTAACCAAAGCTCACCACCTTTACCACGCTGTTCTCCAAATACCCATTTTAAAGACATTTTTTGCATTTTACCTTCAATATCCTGTCGGACAGCAACTGGTTCTGCTTCAGATGTATGATATATAAACCATTTACGTGGTGAATCTTCTACTTTACCTTGTAGGTATGGCAGCATGTTATAACCATCTAAATGAATTTTAAAACTTTTTCCATTGGCTTCATATCCTCCTTTAA
This region includes:
- a CDS encoding DUF4381 domain-containing protein, whose translation is MINTENNIGTVIPPAPIAFTFDAIGWTVVLCIIVLLLAILFIAIWRYKEKNKYRGEALLLLYKIDNKVPTSENVFAIDKILRRTAFTAFRDQKVKQLMQLDWKHYLDKKIKKNDLNDTDFLEVNQLIFSSPKKKIELESKYKNYYKYAEVWIRKHAL
- a CDS encoding fused MFS/spermidine synthase, translating into MTKNKQLLVLTLLLFISGITALIFQTLWVKQLGIVIGVDIYSTSIVISGFFTGLGVGNYYLGKYIERSSNPLKVYFNLEILTAISSAVISLLLFYTESTYVQIEAVIGKLAYIIPWLLIALPAFFMSGTFLALIKYYNPSKNKSGKSIGYLYGANTAGAILGALSTPFIVIPIFGVVGAGLFTACINLLLGAYVYFFMLNKDTPLSTDTSKNSKNSGFHIGYILYGITGFIGISQEILWGQIIVQFQNTRTYAFATMLAIYLLGLALGNLIMGKYVDKIKNLWKTFGLLTFGSIFCTLFSIGILGSWTLEYQVEFGNSIYDLYSSKGAMMMGRFLFISSFFILIPTTFMGAIFPVITQLVSKGNHLSEVSGKLLAWNTIGGVLGSLVTGFILFPTLGVIYTLFLLLALSIGVSFAAFYQTSSTKKYAPSFALGLLFIAFIPNTKFIDLLLEKETGDIVYFKEGIGNTVAVIEQGEGDRIFRRLYIQGVSNTGDVFPSLRYMRLQSFIPLITFNGKPKSALVVGLGTGITAGALLKFPELEERAVVELLPEVVEATNKFVGNYQLAQDENINIFVDDGRHKLMKETRTYDLITLEPPPPTAVGVNNLYSKDFYELCRSRLTTNGMMAQWWPITTQTVAASESLVKAILEVFPYANLWTTEMHEMLIIGSMQPLTLDLELIRKRLAYPDVKKALNEVGIHNEAQFLSTYVMGRGGLHVFSRNAEPVSDNHPILEYDGWVNKSILTEILPQLLDAQENIPNLSEGLKNEVDYERENLHRFYYAGMASYVGRRDVWSMLLTDLYKYDDKNAYYNWYDPK
- a CDS encoding DUF58 domain-containing protein, with amino-acid sequence MSSSDLHISIQDLLELEGITEGTEFFKHQRVAGLLSGRHASMLRGRGLDFSEVRKYVMGDDIRNIDWKVTARTRETHTKVFSEEKERPQMVILDQSLAMLFGSSHQLKANIAIQMMAIHGFRALKMGDRFGGIIYNDEKTLMFRPSRSKTLFQALLEESLQLNHALISQKVKKNTKSDKINEALFQMLQIATHDYIINVITDATLLDEIGIERLGTLAQSNNVIVTHIYDPLDEKLPKQRMPLTDTHVQIDWEVSKEKQIAFEDNYKSVYQEVEKRLVNYRIPLIQFDTITPIRTQVKELLNDQYRK
- a CDS encoding arylsulfatase; the protein is MREKVSRNLFLAFMCISMVLPMELTAQGKKGKKPNIIVMWGDDIGLYNISYWNRGLMGYKTPGIDRVANEGIAFTDYYGEQSCTAGRSSFITGQCGLRTGMTKVGLPKAPQGQKADDITLAEVLKNQGYVTGQFGKNHLGDSDESLPTKHGFDEFYGFLYHLNAMQEPEDADYPKDADFLKKFGPRGVLDCTSDGPVKDTGPLTIERMKTIDDDVNVRAKKFIDKAVAQDKPFFVWWNSSRMHFITHVKKESRGISGQGFYNDGMMEHDGHVGDMLDYLEEKGLTENTIVIYGTDNGPHFNAWPDGAITHFRSEKETNWEGAYRVPTFIRWPGKFKAGEVKNGLISHLDWLPTLAAAAGEPDIKEKLMKGGYKANGKSFKVHLDGYNMLPYLKGEVSQSPRNHFIYNNADAQIVALRYEQRNYVTGNSTFMAGGGTDGTPKVSDAEMSTAWKIVYAEQRGKTMELWSEPFTWLRMPKIFNLRRDPFERADHNSNNYWTWFINHPFVFYGGNDVVLEHIESYKEYPPSQRPGSFTMDGASEMVYKNFGIGPGESTGPGIKNK
- a CDS encoding AAA family ATPase, translated to MIDIIKDLEDRINAQIIGQEELVQSLVIGLITEGNILLEGLPGLAKTRAVNALSNVMDINMNRVQFTPDLLPSDITGTEIYNPEGKEAFQFKQGPIFTNLVLADEINRAPAKVQSALLEAMEEHQVTVAGKTYKMDPLFMVIATQNPVEQEGTYPLPEAQLDRFMMKVEITYLNKDSEEEMLKLVRREQKKSSDAKSQKKLDPKFIFECRDKLNDIEVSEAITKYIVRLIDASRFPDNYTSGLSKYISIGASPRGSIALDKAARCLALMKGKDYVDTDDVREIAHRILRHRIALTYQASADRKSSDDIVTELLKIVPIA